A genomic region of Homo sapiens chromosome 4, GRCh38.p14 Primary Assembly contains the following coding sequences:
- the GK2 gene encoding glycerol kinase 2 yields MAAPKTAAVGPLVGAVVQGTNSTRFLVFNSKTAELLSHHKVELTQEFPKEGWVEQDPKEILQSVYECIARTCEKLDELNIDISNIKAVGVSNQRETTVIWDKLTGEPLYNAVVWLDLRTQTTVEDLSKKIPGNSNFVKSKTGLPLSTYFSAVKLRWMLDNVRNVQKAVEEGRALFGTIDSWLIWSLTGGVNGGVHCTDVTNASRTMLFNIHSLEWDKELCDFFEIPMDLLPNVFSSSEIYGLIKTGALEGVPISGCLGDQCAALVGQMCFQEGQAKNTYGTGCFLLCNTGRKCVFSEHGLLTTVAYKLGREKPAYYALEGSVAIAGAVIRWLRDNLGIIETSGDIERLAKEVGTSYGCYFVPAFSGLYAPYWEPSARGILCGLTQFTNKCHIAFAALEAVCFQTREILEAMNRDCGIPLRHLQVDGGMTNNKVLMQLQADILHIPVIKPFMPETTALGAAMAAGAAEGVSVWSLEPQALSVLRMERFEPQIQATESEIRYATWKKAVMKSMGWVTSQSPEGGDPSIFSSLPLGFFIVSSMVMLIGARYISGVP; encoded by the coding sequence ATGGCAGCCCCAAAGACAGCAGCTGTGGGGCCGTTGGTGGGAGCGGTGGTCCAGGGCACCAACTCCACTCGCTTTCTGGTTTTCAATTCAAAAACAGCGGAACTACTTAGTCATCACAAAGTGGAATTAACACAAGAGTTCCCAAAAGAAGGATGGGTGGAACAAGACCCTAAAGAAATTCTTCAGTCTGTCTACGAGTGTATAGCGAGAACGTGTGAGAAACTTGACGAACTGAATATTGATATATCCAACATAAAAGCTGTTGGTGTCAGCAATCAGAGGGAAACCACTGTAATCTGGGACAAGTTAACAGGAGAGCCTCTCTACAATGCTGTGGTGTGGCTTGATCTAAGAACCCAGACTACTGTTGAGGATCTTAGtaaaaaaattccaggaaataGTAACTTCGTCAAGTCTAAGACAGGCCTTCCACTCAGCACTTACTTCAGTGCAGTAAAACTTCGTTGGATGCTTGACAATGTGAGAAACGTCCAAAAGGCTGTTGAAGAAGGTAGAGCTCTTTTTGGTACCATTGATTCATGGCTTATCTGGAGTTTGACAGGAGGAGTTAATGGAGGCGTGCATTGTACAGATGTAACAAATGCAAGTAGGACAATGCTTTTTAATATCCATTCTTTGGAATGGGATAAAGAGCTCTGTGACTTTTTTGAAATTCCAATGGACCTTCTTCCAAATGTCTTCAGTTCTTCTGAGATCTATGGCCTAATTAAAACTGGAGCCCTGGAAGGTGTGCCAATATCTGGGTGTTTGGGGGACCAATGTGCTGCATTAGTAGGACAAATGTGCTTCCAGGAGGGACAAGCCAAAAACACCTATGGAACAGGTTGCTTCTTACTGTGTAATACGGGTCGTAAATGTGTGTTTTCTGAACATGGCCTTTTGACCACAGTAGCTTACAAACTAGGCAGAGAGAAGCCAGCATATTATGCACTGGAAGGTTCTGTTGCTATAGCAGGTGCTGTTATTCGTTGGCTAAGAGACAATCTTGGAATTATAGAGACCTCAGGAGACATTGAAAGACTTGCTAAAGAAGTAGGAACTTCTTATGGCTGTTACTTTGTCCCAGCCTTTTCAGGGTTATATGCACCTTATTGGGAGCCCAGTGCAAGAGGGATACTCTGTGGCCTCACTCAGTTTACCAATAAATGTCatattgcttttgctgcattaGAAGCTGTTTGTTTCCAAACCCGAGAGATTTTGGAAGCCATGAACCGTGACTGTGGAATTCCACTTCGTCATTTGCAGGTAGATGGAGGAATGACCAACAACAAAGTTCTTATGCAGCTACAAGCAGATATTCTTCATATTCCAGTAATAAAACCCTTTATGCCTGAAACAACTGCACTAGGAGCTGCCATGGCAGCAGGGGCTGCAGAGGGAGTAAGCGTTTGGAGCCTTGAACCCCAGGCTTTGTCAGTTCTCAGGATGGAACGATTTGAACCACAGATCCAGGCCACAGAAAGTGAAATTCGTTATGCCACATGGAAGAAAGCCGTAATGAAGTCAATGGGTTGGGTTACCAGTCAGTCTCCTGAAGGTGGTGATCCTTCTATCTTCTCTAGTCTGCCTTTGGGATTTTTTATAGTGAGTAGCATGGTAATGCTAATTGGAGCAAGATATATCTCGGGTGTGCCATAA